AATGGAGCCGGCTGATACAACCAGCATCAATTCTGCACGGTTTTTCGGGGTGTGGTTGGCCCGAACATAATAGGTTAGTCCGTTTTTCAATACACCTTTGTCCGTCTTCGGATCAAAAGGAATTTTAGCTTTTAAATCCGGCACCTGGGCATAAGAACCCATCGCCAAAAAAATGGTCAACAGACCAAGGATTAACTTTTTCATAAGCAATTTGTCTTGGAATAAATAATTAATATGATTTTTGTGGGTGTTTCACAATTGGTATAGTGTTTGGCTAATTCGTTACAAATGTTGTCGAACAGCATACGAAAATCCGTCTTCATGGTGAGCCCGGCTGTTCCGGTAACGAAACTTCAATTCGTCTGGTGCATTGTCGACAACATACGAAAGCCGGGTGTAATCGAGCAATTCCATATCGTTAAAATCGTTTCCGATACCCAGCGTATTTTCTTTGGGAATACCTGTTAACTGGCAGACCGCTTCCACACCGTGTGCTTTGGTAACTCCTTCCGGGAAGATTTCCATCCAGGTGAAATCGGGATGTAGCGGCGAAGTGGCCCGTATAACACTAACGTGCGGAAATTGCTTCAGTACTTTTTGCTTGATGACGTCAAAATGTTCTGCGTCGCGCGGAAGAAATATTAAAACCTGGGAAATGGGAAAAGCATCGTTTTCTTTTAATTGAACCGCGTCTCCCAACACCTTGTGGTAATTGAGGTAACGTTCAAATTCTTCACAGGGGTTACTTCTCCACCAGGCAAAATGGTGATTGTCCGGAATTTCGCGCGAAACTTTGAAGTTGAGTTTTTCGGCCATCAGAAACTGAATAATTTCTCCTGCTTCATCGGCCGGAATACTCATGGCCATCAGCAACTTTTGTTGTTTCCAGTTAATCAAACCTGCACCAGAGCTGAAGATGACAAAATCAAACGGCATATCGGGCGTAAGTACCTGTTTTACCTTCATCAGATTTCTTCCGGTGGCTGCTACCCGGCATATTCCCAATTTTCCCAACTCTACCAGTGTTGCGTAGTCTGCTTTACTGATGGAATGATCTGCCTGCAACAGCGTGCCGTCCAGGTCGGTTATCACCATTTTTATTTCTGTCATTTGAAAAAAAAATAATCGAAATTATATTAGATAATCAATGGGTTAAGAATTTTGGGCCTGAAAAGTTAAAATTTCCCAAAAACCAATAGTCTTTCCGAATGTTTATCTGACGCCAGCCTGCGTCAAGCAGCCAGCAAACAACGTGCCGAAAAAATAATTTTGCCGGCAGAATGGTTGAAGTTACAATTCCTGAAGAAGGTTTAAAAGTGAAACTTTAAAATTTTAACAGAGGTTTGATTATATAACATAATTTGAAAGATTTAGCCGTTAAAGAAGGGGAGTCTTTTAGGGTGAAATATGTTTCCGGGTTGTTAAAAAATTGTTAAATTCGGGCGCCGGAAGAAATTAAGTTACCGTGTTTTATCATTTCTTTGTCGGTGAGCGATCGGGCCGGGGTTACCGTGGCGATGGTATTTGACCGAAGAAGGCTCGGAGCATATAGATTTTAAGGGATGTTGTTCGGTTCGTTGATGACATTACAACCTGTATTTTCTCTTCTTTTTTTTGTCAGGGGAATTGTATCTTTCGAATTCAAATTTTTGGCGTGTAGACAACCAAAATCAATGCATACAAAAATAACTAATAGATATGGACAACAGACTTCAAGAGCTGACTGATAAGATTTATCAGGAAGGAATCTCGAAAGGAAACGAGGAGGCCGAAAAAATTGTGTCCGATGCCCGTGCGGAGGCAGAGAAAATTTTGGCTGAAGCAAAGAAGAAAGCTGAGAATATCGTTTCTGATGCCGAGAAAAAATCAGCCGAATTCGATCAAAACACCAAATCCGAACTCAAGCTGGCTTCCCGCCAGGCAGTTGATGCCCTGAAGCAAGAACTCGTCGGTATCATTAACGGTACCATTACTACTTCCGAAGTAAAAGCAGCGATGGGGGATACCAAGTTTATCCAGAAAGCCATCGAAACTGCTGTGAAAAACTGGGCTGTACATAACGATGAAA
This Prolixibacter sp. NT017 DNA region includes the following protein-coding sequences:
- a CDS encoding V-type ATP synthase subunit E family protein; translation: MDNRLQELTDKIYQEGISKGNEEAEKIVSDARAEAEKILAEAKKKAENIVSDAEKKSAEFDQNTKSELKLASRQAVDALKQELVGIINGTITTSEVKAAMGDTKFIQKAIETAVKNWAVHNDETIDMQVLIPKEDEKAISDYFAGTAKGVLDKGFSIETVNDLKAGFQVAPADGSYKVSFTDEDFINFFKEFLRPKIVELLFEK
- a CDS encoding HAD hydrolase family protein, with the protein product MTEIKMVITDLDGTLLQADHSISKADYATLVELGKLGICRVAATGRNLMKVKQVLTPDMPFDFVIFSSGAGLINWKQQKLLMAMSIPADEAGEIIQFLMAEKLNFKVSREIPDNHHFAWWRSNPCEEFERYLNYHKVLGDAVQLKENDAFPISQVLIFLPRDAEHFDVIKQKVLKQFPHVSVIRATSPLHPDFTWMEIFPEGVTKAHGVEAVCQLTGIPKENTLGIGNDFNDMELLDYTRLSYVVDNAPDELKFRYRNSRAHHEDGFSYAVRQHL